Sequence from the Streptomyces peucetius genome:
GGGCCATCGACCGGCTCCTCCGGTTCCAGCACCAGGTCGAGGGCCTCCTCCTTCTCGCCGCGGAACATTGCGAGGACGCGGTGCGAGGGCAGCTCGGTGAAGGGCTGGGCGAAGTCGAAGTAGTCGGCGAACTTCGCGCCGGCCTCCTCCCTGCCCTCCCGGACCTTCGCCGCGAGCCGCCCACGGGCCCACATCCGCTCGCGGAGCTCGCCGATGAGGTCGGCGTCCTCGGAGAAACGCTCCGTCAGGATGGCCCGCGCGCCCTCCAGCGCCGCGGCCGCGTCCGCGACGCCCTTGCCGGCGTCGACGAACGCCGCGGCGGCGGCGAGCGGTTCGACCGACGGGTCGGCGAGCAGCCCCTCGGCCAGCGGTTCCAGGCCCGCCTCGCGCGCGATCTGCGCCTTGGTGCGCCGCTTGGGCTTGAACGGCAGATAGATGTCCTCGAGCCGCGCCTTGGTGTCGGCGGCCCGGATCCGGCTCTCGAGTTCGTCGTCGAGCTTGCCCTGCTCGCGCACGGAGTCCAGGATCGCGGTCCGCCGCTCCTCCAGCTCCCGCAGATACCGCAGCCGTTCCTCGAGCGTGCGCAGCTGCGCGTCGTCGAGCATCTCGGTCGCTTCCTTGCGGTAGCGCGCGATGAACGGCACGGTCGACCCGCCGTCGAGCAGCTCGACGGCCGCCTTCACCTGCCGCTCGCGTACGCCGAGCTCCTCGGCGATCCTGCCTTCGATGGACGTCGTCACTGGTTCCCCGACTCGCCTTCTCGTGCTCGCTGTGCTTGAGACTGCATTGTGCCGGGTGGCCGGGCGCCGTGTCGCGTGGCTCAGACGTGCCGTGTCCGTCCGCCGCGGGACGTGCCGCGGGACGCGCTGCGGGAGGCGCCGCCGAAGAGCCGGGCGAGGAGACGGAAGGGCAGCGTCACGACGGTGGCGATCGCCGAGCCGATCATACGGAGAACGTCGGCTATGGAACGGAGCACAATGGACCTCCTGTTTTTTCGGGATGTCGGACCCCCGACGGGTAACCGCGGTCCCCCCCGCCAAACGTGCCGGCACCCGGCGGCGCTGCCGGCCGCCGGGTCGCCGCAGGGCCGCCGGGGGTCAGTCCTTGCCGGCGAGGTCGGGCGGGAACGCGCCCGCGACCGCCGCCGTCATCAGGAAGCTGCGGCCCAGTTCGGTGAGCCGCTCGACGCCCTCCACCCCCAGGTGCTCGTACGGGGAGCGGTCCAGGCGGTCCGTCTGCTCCTCCAGCTCGGCCCGCAGCGCCGTGCCCGCCTGCGTCAACTCGCCCTCGGCGTCCAGCAGTCCACGCTCCCGCAGCCGCGCCTGCGCCGCCTCCCAGTCGGCCCGGCCCCAGCCGCGGGTGGAGAGGATCCAGCGCGGCGCCATCCCCTTGCCCGTGGCCGTGTGGCTCACCAGCGCCTCGAGCGGGTCGAGCCCGGCCGCCAGCAGCGCCGCGAGATGGCCGTCGCCGCGGTGCTCGCGCAGCAGCGTCGCGGCGTGCCAGTACGCCAGGTGCGGCTCCTCGGGCACGGGAAGGTCCGCGTGGGCCGCGTAGAGGGGGCGGGCGTGGCGGCTGCACGCCTCGGCGGCGCGCAGGGCGAGCCGCGCGGCCTCCGCCATGTCGGCGGAGGAGACCACGTCGTCGCCGAGCAGCCGGCGCAGGGTGCTGTCGACGGCGCGCAGCCGGGCGTCGAGCACCGTCTGTGGTGAGGCGGTGTCCCACACGGCGGGCACGTGCTCGGCGATCAGCTCGTGGTTGAAGTTGTAGAACGCGGCGGCGACCGCGCCCGCGCCGACCGCTCCCATCGCGGCGCCGCGCCCCGCGAAGTACGCGGCGCGCGGGTCCGCTATGCCGATCCGGCCGAGCTCTTCGGTGAAGTCGGGCGAGAAGTGGACCGTCGAGTGCAGGGGGTTGACGACATTGTGGCAGCGGCGTCCGGCGCGCGGGTGCAGAGAGGTCATGAGGGCACGTTACCGACTGGTTGGTACGCCGGGAGGAGCCGGGTGCACGCCGGGCCCGGCATGGCAGGAAAGGTGGGCTTCTCGTCATTGCGGCCACGCGGCGAGCCGCGAAGGATGAAGCGCATGACGGAGCGAACACTGCTCGTCGTCCTCTTCGACGATGTGCAGAGTCTTGATGTGACCGGCCCCATCGAGGTTTTCGAGGGGGCCCGCCGCGCCTGCGGCGACCGGTCCGCGTACCGCATCCGTACCGCCTCGCCCGACGGCGCGCCGGTACGGACCTCCAGCGGTCTCACCCTGGTGCCCGACGGCAGCCTGGCGGACGTGCCCGCCCCGCACACGCTCCTCGTCCCCGGCGGCGAGGGCACCCGCCGCCCCGACCCGCGCCTGATCGACTGGCTCCGCGACCGCGCGCCGCGCGCCGAGCGCCTGGTCTCCGTCTGCACCGGAGCCCTGCTCCTCGCCGAGGCGGGACTGCTCGACGGCCACCGGGCCACCACCCACTGGCTCGTCTGCGACCACCTCGCCGGAACCTACCCGGAGGTCGACGTCGAACCCGACCCCATCTTCGTGCGCGACGGCCGGATCTCCACCTCCGCGGGCGTCACGGCGGGGATCGACCTGGCGCTGGCGCTGGTGGAGGAGGACCTGGGCAGGGACATCGCCCTGACCGTGGCCCGCCATCTCGTCGTCTTTCTGCGCCGCCCCGGCAACCAGTCCCAGTTCAGCGCCCAGCTCGCCGCCCAGACCGCATCCCGCGAACCGCTGCGCGCGGTGCAGCACTGGGTCACCCAGCGCCCCGAGGCCGACCTGTCGGTCGAGTCGCTCGCCGGCCGCGCCGGGCTCTCCCCGCGCCACTTCACCCGTGCCTTCCAGGCGGAGACGGGCACGACACCGGGCCGCTACGTCGAGCGGGTACGGCTCGAGCACGCCAGGCGGCTCCTCGAGGACACGGCGGACGGCGTCACGAAGATCTCCCGTGCCTGCGGCTACGGCACCAGCGAGGCCATGCGCAGGGCGTTCGTGAAGGCCCTCGGCGTGGCGCCGGCCGAGTACCGCCGCCGCTTCCGCGGCACCGCCCAACCAGCCCGGCCCGCCCACTGACCGTCCTACGAAAGGACATCCCTGTGACCACCCTGATCGCCGTCCTGCTCTTCGACCGCTTCACGGCCCTGGACGCCGTCGGCCCCTACGAGATGCTGTGCCGGCTGCCCGACAGCGAGGTGGTGTTCGTCGCCGAGCGGACCGGCCCCGTGCCGAACGACCGTGGCGATCTCCACCTCGTCGCCACCAGGACCTTCGCCGAGGTGAGCGCACCGAACATCGTCGTCGTGCCCGGCGGCCCCGGCCAGGACGGGCAGATGGAGAACGAGGCGCTGCTGGATTGGCTGCGCGCCGTGGACGCGACCAGCACCTGGACCACATCGGTGTGCACGGGCTCGCTGCTGCTGGCCGCCGCCGGACTGCTGAAGGGCCGTGCGGCGACCTCGCACTGGCTCGCCCTGGACGGACTGCGGCGGCTGGGTGCCGAACCGACCGGCCGTCGGGTCGTCACCGACGGCAAGTACGTCACGGCCGCCGGCGTCTCGTCCGGCATCGACATGGGGCTCACGCTGGTCGGCAGGCTGGCCGGTGACCGGCACGCCCAGGCCGTGCAGCTGCTCACCGAGTACGACCCCCAGCCGCCCTACGACGCCGGGTCGCCCGAGAAGGCTCCGGCGTCGGTGGTGGAGGAGTTCCGCACGGGGAGCCGCTTCATCCTCCGGTAGGCTCCGGCGACCAGGCGAAGCGCGGCGCGCGACGCTCCAGGAAGGCGGCGACCCCCTCCGCGGTGTCGCCGCTGCCGCGTGCCTGCTCCGCCCAGTACCCGTCCCGGTCGGTGCGTCCGGCGGTGAACTCCTTCGCCGCGCACTGGGTGAGCTGCGAGCGCGACACCAGGACCCGGGTGAACTCCGCGGCCCGCTTCCCGAGCTCCTCGTTCGGCAGCACCTCGTCGACCAGCCCCGTCCGCAGCGCCCGTTCCGTGCCGATCAACTCGCCGGAGAACAGTAGGTACTTGGCTGCCGCGGGACCCACCAGCGCGGTGAGCCGTCGCGTCGAGGCCGCCGGGTAGACGATGCCGAGCTTCGCCGGTGTCACACCGAACAGGGCGTCCCGCTCCGCGAAACGCAGATCGCAGGCGGCGGCGAGCTGGCAGCCGCCGCCCACGCAGTAGCCGCGCACCACGGCGAGCGTCGGCTTGGGGAACGCCGCGAGGGCTTCCTCGGCGCGTACCGCCAGCGACTGCGGGTCCTCGCCGGGCTCCCGCAGCGAGGAGATGTCCGCGCCCGCGCAGAACGTCTCCCCCTCGCCGGTCAGCACCAGTGCCCGTACGGCGGGCTCCGCCGCGAGGTGTCCGAGCAGTTCCGGCAGCGCCCGCCACATACCGGCGGTCATGGCGTTGCGTTTGGCCGGGTTGTCGATCACGACGGTGGCGACGCCGTCCGCGACGGTGTGCCTCAGCCGGGGTGGTCGGGCCTTCGGGGACTCCATGCGCCGGATGCTATCCGCAGGAACCGGGCCAGTGATCAACAGGGGCCGGGCCGCGAGGACCCCGGAGCCGCTGAAACCCCGATAAGAGTGCTGAAACGATCGGCCTGGCCAAGCGGACAGAAGACGGTTCCGACCAGTCGCACAACTGACGCTGTCATACGCATTCTGGTCAAGACGCGCCGATACGCGTTCACTTCCGTTCAGCGGTACGGCACGGACCTACTGATTACCAACACTTGTTACCCGAAGGTCAGTGGGACGAGCCGAAGGTGGGTGCCGGACTATGGAGAGCCGCGGGAGCGTGCCGGCCCGGCCGCTGTCGTACGAGGGCGTCTGGCGGTTCACCGCTCCCGCCCTCGACGTGTCCGTCCCCCAGGCCCGGCACGCCGTTCGTGACCTCCTCGCCCGCCAGGGCGTGCCGGTCGCCGACGACGTGGTGCAGGGCCTGCTGCTGATCGTCTCCGAACTGGTCACCAACACCGTGCGGCACGCGGCCCTGCTCTCGCCGGAGGTCGCCGTCGAGGTCGCCATCGGCGAGCACTGGGTACGGGTCTCCGTGGAGGACAATCATCCCTACCGGCCCAAGGCCCTCGAGACCGACTCCGCGCAGACGGGCGGCCGGGGACTGCTGCTCGTCCGTGAGATCACCCGCGAGGCGGGGGGGACCTGCGACGTCGAGCACACCGCGAACGGCGGCAAGATCATCTGGGCGGAGCTGCCGCTGATGCCGCAACTCCAGGGCGGCGCGGCGGCCCTGTGAGGCGGCGTCCCGCAGTGCCGGACATACCGCGGGGCGCCGCGCCGCGGACGCCGTGCTACCAGCCGCCGGCCGGCCCCGTCAGCTCCCTGACCGCGGGCCTGGCCGCGTCCAGCACCGTCATGAACCACGCGGAGAACGGCGCCGAACCGTGCAGCTCGGCCAGCTCGTCCGGGGTCACGAAAGCCGTCTCCCCGATCTCCTCGGGGTCCGGTCGCAGCGGCGACTGCACCATCCCGACGAAGAGATGGTTGAACTCCTGCTCGACCAGCCCCGACTCGGGATCCGGGTGGTTGTAGCGGACCGTGCCCGCCTCGGCGAGCAGTGAGGGCGACACACCCAGCTCCTCGTACGCACGCCGGGCGGCCGCGGCGAACGGCGCCTCACCCGGATACGGGTGGCCGCAGCAGGAGTTCGACCAGACACCGGGGGAGTGGTATTTGCCGAGCGCGCGGCGCTGCAGCAGCAGCCGCCCCTGCTCGTCGAAGAGGAACACCGAGAACGCGCGGTGCAGCTGACCGGGCGGCTGGTGGGCGGCGAGCTTCTCCGCCGTGCCGACGGTGTTGCCCTCCTCGTCGACCAGCTCGAGCAGGATCGCTGGTGATGTGCCGTTCGACGCACTGGTCGCCGCGGTGGCTGGTGTGATCGGCATAACCGTCCTTCGCATCGGTCCTCGGCCCTGCGGCCTTCCGGTGGAAGGGCCCTGGGCTCCGCTCAGTCTGCCGTACAAAAGCGGCTTGTCCGTACTTCGGCAGCCGTCTGGCATGTCCGCCCCGCCGCGCGGGCACGCGGCGGGGCGGACGGGCCGTCAGACGCCGAAGGCCGCCGCATAGCCGACCGTGCCCCGCGGCACGTCCCCGCTGCCGTCCAGCGACAGCACCATCAGGGCTTCTTCCGGTACCTCGAAAGATGCCCCGATCCCGTGCCGCGAGGCGACCTCGAAACCGAACCTCGGGTAGTACTCCGGGTGCCCGAGGACCACGACCGGTCCCTCACCGCGCACCCGCGCCGCGTCCAGCACCGCCCGGACCACCGCCCGGCCCGCGCCCTGCCGCTGGTGACGGGGCGCGGTCGCCACCGGCGCGAGAGCCAGCGCGGGGGCGCCGCCGATCCGGCACCGGGTGAGCAGCGCGTACGCGGCCACCGACCCGTCCGGCGCCTCTGCGACGTACGACAGCCCCGGCAGCCACGCCCCGTCGTCCCGGCGCAGCGCGTCCACCAGGTCCGCCTCGGCGGCGGTGGGGAACGCGGCCGCGTTGACCGCGCGCACCGCCGGGACGTCCGCCGCCGTCTCGGGGCGGGTGCGCCAGCGGGCGTCGGCGGGACGCAGCACATAGCCGGAGTAGCCGAACTCCGTGCCGTGGTCCCGCCGCATCGCGATCTCCTCGCGGGTCGCGGCCAGAGCCTCCGCCATCCCCGGTGCCCCGGGG
This genomic interval carries:
- a CDS encoding SCO6745 family protein; protein product: MTSLHPRAGRRCHNVVNPLHSTVHFSPDFTEELGRIGIADPRAAYFAGRGAAMGAVGAGAVAAAFYNFNHELIAEHVPAVWDTASPQTVLDARLRAVDSTLRRLLGDDVVSSADMAEAARLALRAAEACSRHARPLYAAHADLPVPEEPHLAYWHAATLLREHRGDGHLAALLAAGLDPLEALVSHTATGKGMAPRWILSTRGWGRADWEAAQARLRERGLLDAEGELTQAGTALRAELEEQTDRLDRSPYEHLGVEGVERLTELGRSFLMTAAVAGAFPPDLAGKD
- a CDS encoding LPFR motif small protein — its product is MLRSIADVLRMIGSAIATVVTLPFRLLARLFGGASRSASRGTSRGGRTRHV
- a CDS encoding bifunctional class I SAM-dependent methyltransferase/N-acetyltransferase, giving the protein MSDNALHDAFFALHHGLPRQGPGSDDTSARLLALAGPLPARPRVLDLGCGPGRSALLLAARAGARVTAVDLHEPFLAELRANAAARGLGDAIRTVRADMGALDLPDGSFDAVWAESSAYSIGFDTALERWRRLISPGGSLVMTECEWTAAPSAAARAFWDRHYRLRTTAENCAAAVAAGYNVLGLYRQPSSDWDEYYGPLAERADAADPGAPGMAEALAATREEIAMRRDHGTEFGYSGYVLRPADARWRTRPETAADVPAVRAVNAAAFPTAAEADLVDALRRDDGAWLPGLSYVAEAPDGSVAAYALLTRCRIGGAPALALAPVATAPRHQRQGAGRAVVRAVLDAARVRGEGPVVVLGHPEYYPRFGFEVASRHGIGASFEVPEEALMVLSLDGSGDVPRGTVGYAAAFGV
- a CDS encoding DJ-1/PfpI family protein, which codes for MTTLIAVLLFDRFTALDAVGPYEMLCRLPDSEVVFVAERTGPVPNDRGDLHLVATRTFAEVSAPNIVVVPGGPGQDGQMENEALLDWLRAVDATSTWTTSVCTGSLLLAAAGLLKGRAATSHWLALDGLRRLGAEPTGRRVVTDGKYVTAAGVSSGIDMGLTLVGRLAGDRHAQAVQLLTEYDPQPPYDAGSPEKAPASVVEEFRTGSRFILR
- a CDS encoding GlxA family transcriptional regulator; this encodes MTERTLLVVLFDDVQSLDVTGPIEVFEGARRACGDRSAYRIRTASPDGAPVRTSSGLTLVPDGSLADVPAPHTLLVPGGEGTRRPDPRLIDWLRDRAPRAERLVSVCTGALLLAEAGLLDGHRATTHWLVCDHLAGTYPEVDVEPDPIFVRDGRISTSAGVTAGIDLALALVEEDLGRDIALTVARHLVVFLRRPGNQSQFSAQLAAQTASREPLRAVQHWVTQRPEADLSVESLAGRAGLSPRHFTRAFQAETGTTPGRYVERVRLEHARRLLEDTADGVTKISRACGYGTSEAMRRAFVKALGVAPAEYRRRFRGTAQPARPAH
- the idi gene encoding isopentenyl-diphosphate Delta-isomerase — its product is MPITPATAATSASNGTSPAILLELVDEEGNTVGTAEKLAAHQPPGQLHRAFSVFLFDEQGRLLLQRRALGKYHSPGVWSNSCCGHPYPGEAPFAAAARRAYEELGVSPSLLAEAGTVRYNHPDPESGLVEQEFNHLFVGMVQSPLRPDPEEIGETAFVTPDELAELHGSAPFSAWFMTVLDAARPAVRELTGPAGGW
- a CDS encoding ATP-binding protein, with amino-acid sequence MESRGSVPARPLSYEGVWRFTAPALDVSVPQARHAVRDLLARQGVPVADDVVQGLLLIVSELVTNTVRHAALLSPEVAVEVAIGEHWVRVSVEDNHPYRPKALETDSAQTGGRGLLLVREITREAGGTCDVEHTANGGKIIWAELPLMPQLQGGAAAL
- a CDS encoding enoyl-CoA hydratase/isomerase family protein, which translates into the protein MESPKARPPRLRHTVADGVATVVIDNPAKRNAMTAGMWRALPELLGHLAAEPAVRALVLTGEGETFCAGADISSLREPGEDPQSLAVRAEEALAAFPKPTLAVVRGYCVGGGCQLAAACDLRFAERDALFGVTPAKLGIVYPAASTRRLTALVGPAAAKYLLFSGELIGTERALRTGLVDEVLPNEELGKRAAEFTRVLVSRSQLTQCAAKEFTAGRTDRDGYWAEQARGSGDTAEGVAAFLERRAPRFAWSPEPTGG